The following proteins are co-located in the Halorussus caseinilyticus genome:
- a CDS encoding multicopper oxidase domain-containing protein: MSQIGAPGDGPSRRDFLKATGAGGLAAAAGCTAPSGRDERATQQQAMNTQTSLPSTSPPEIVNVNEQGGSVTLKSTPATHAVHPLDTMGGPVELPQVWAFQADDRDPSVPGPILRTTEGEDMEVTLDNTDGKRPHTLHFHGARKTWENDGVPTTTGITVEPGEKHTYTIPANVPGTHLYHCHYQTPRHMEMGMYGIFRVDPKGYEPADREYFMTLKDWDSTLPRMMAGEGGNYNPRQRNPDVFTINGKSAPRTLHPEDGSPIIVKQGETIRVHMVNAGYMSHPMHVHNHRFQKVEKDGGTIPKAARHEEDVTNLAPAERHTLEFEADADPGIYLMHCHKVNHVMNGRTYPGGMLSGVVYESAMDTDIFKQLMKYAGYEG; encoded by the coding sequence ATGAGCCAGATTGGTGCCCCCGGAGACGGTCCGTCCCGACGCGACTTCCTGAAGGCGACTGGCGCTGGCGGTCTGGCCGCCGCCGCAGGATGCACGGCCCCAAGCGGCCGAGACGAGCGAGCGACCCAACAGCAAGCCATGAACACCCAGACTTCCCTTCCCTCGACGAGTCCCCCGGAAATCGTGAACGTCAACGAACAGGGCGGTAGCGTCACTCTCAAATCCACGCCCGCCACGCACGCGGTCCACCCCCTCGACACGATGGGCGGGCCGGTCGAACTCCCGCAGGTGTGGGCGTTCCAAGCCGACGACCGAGACCCGAGCGTCCCCGGTCCCATCCTCCGGACGACGGAGGGCGAGGACATGGAGGTGACGCTGGACAACACCGACGGCAAGCGCCCCCACACCCTCCACTTCCACGGCGCGCGCAAGACGTGGGAGAACGACGGCGTGCCGACGACCACCGGCATCACGGTCGAACCCGGCGAGAAGCACACCTACACCATCCCGGCGAACGTCCCCGGTACCCACCTCTATCACTGCCACTACCAGACCCCGCGCCACATGGAGATGGGGATGTACGGCATCTTCCGGGTGGACCCGAAGGGCTACGAACCCGCCGACCGGGAGTACTTCATGACCCTGAAAGACTGGGACTCGACGCTCCCGAGGATGATGGCCGGTGAGGGCGGCAACTACAACCCGCGCCAGCGCAACCCCGACGTGTTCACCATCAACGGCAAGTCCGCGCCCCGCACGCTCCACCCCGAAGACGGGTCGCCCATCATCGTCAAACAGGGCGAGACGATTCGGGTCCACATGGTCAACGCTGGCTACATGTCCCACCCGATGCACGTCCACAACCACCGCTTCCAGAAAGTCGAGAAGGACGGCGGTACCATCCCGAAAGCGGCCCGCCACGAGGAGGACGTGACTAACCTCGCGCCCGCCGAGCGCCACACCCTCGAATTCGAAGCCGACGCCGACCCCGGAATCTACCTGATGCACTGCCACAAGGTCAACCACGTCATGAACGGTCGGACGTACCCCGGCGGGATGCTGTCGGGCGTCGTCTACGAGTCGGCGATGGATACCGACATCTTCAAGCAACTCATGAAATATGCCGGATACGAAGGCTAA
- a CDS encoding RNA 3'-terminal phosphate cyclase, whose product MARTLVAVGARFDRPGSLDGARIYSKASADLGDAEVGERQAASAGERLREGVDDAGEGTPITERTVSAVETASPGSALAVALDYEETTAGFDALGERGKPAEAVGAEAVESALAFHEGLGAVDAHTADQLVVFLALAGGRVAIPEVTDHVRTCVDLVTEFGFPVEISGADPPVLTAPGPE is encoded by the coding sequence GTGGCTCGCACCCTCGTCGCCGTCGGCGCTCGATTTGACCGGCCGGGGTCGCTCGACGGCGCGCGAATCTACTCGAAAGCGTCCGCCGACCTCGGCGACGCCGAGGTCGGCGAGCGACAGGCCGCGAGCGCGGGCGAGCGCCTGCGCGAGGGCGTGGACGACGCGGGCGAGGGGACACCAATCACCGAGCGGACCGTCTCGGCGGTCGAAACCGCCTCGCCGGGGTCGGCGCTGGCCGTGGCCCTGGACTACGAGGAGACGACCGCCGGGTTCGACGCCCTCGGCGAACGCGGCAAACCCGCCGAAGCAGTCGGCGCAGAGGCGGTCGAGTCGGCGCTGGCGTTCCACGAGGGCCTCGGCGCGGTCGATGCCCACACCGCCGACCAACTCGTCGTTTTCCTCGCGCTTGCGGGCGGTCGGGTAGCGATTCCCGAAGTCACCGACCACGTTCGGACTTGCGTAGACCTCGTGACCGAGTTCGGCTTCCCGGTCGAGATTTCGGGGGCCGACCCGCCGGTGCTGACCGCACCCGGACCGGAGTAG
- a CDS encoding KTSC domain-containing protein — translation MKAITVGGERIECDHLEEGREGVVLSQGDRIVGYVPYDRLECVAETRSPVASSSIRSIGYDDGETLEVEFQSGGVYRYADVPRRTYEEFLSARSHGSYFHENVWGQFDYRRIR, via the coding sequence ATGAAGGCAATCACCGTCGGCGGCGAGCGCATCGAGTGCGACCACCTCGAAGAGGGTCGGGAGGGCGTCGTCCTCTCGCAGGGCGACCGAATCGTGGGCTACGTCCCCTACGACCGACTGGAGTGCGTCGCCGAGACCAGAAGCCCAGTTGCGTCGAGTTCCATCCGGAGCATCGGCTACGACGACGGCGAGACGCTCGAAGTCGAGTTCCAGAGCGGCGGCGTCTACCGGTACGCCGACGTGCCCCGCCGGACCTACGAGGAGTTCCTGAGCGCGCGCTCTCACGGGTCGTACTTCCACGAGAACGTCTGGGGCCAGTTCGACTACCGCCGGATTCGGTGA
- a CDS encoding helix-turn-helix transcriptional regulator, producing the protein MRSGPADLQKCLRSRSHFLRRLHSPRQKCELARELEESRSTIDRALRELERVGFVARDDSGYRTTLAGELALEEYDRHTDRVHGLAELQDALTAMPTDAPLDAALFEDADVSLPTQHSPHRPVEALEPVLADADHVRAFGTTVIPAYVDMYYEQIVDEEMTAEVIFSTDVLEWLLSRHEEVVKTIAETEGVVLSETDDDYSFNLLVAEHGPEYGGACHERPDCSVGVMLYDEGTILGFVHNDTCQAVAWGETLFDRLADGADRLGTAFET; encoded by the coding sequence ATGCGCTCCGGTCCTGCCGACCTCCAGAAGTGCCTTCGAAGTCGAAGCCACTTCTTGCGTCGTCTGCATAGTCCCCGACAGAAGTGCGAGTTGGCCCGCGAACTCGAAGAGTCCCGTTCGACTATCGACCGGGCGCTCCGCGAACTCGAACGCGTCGGGTTCGTAGCGCGCGACGATTCGGGCTACCGGACGACGCTCGCTGGCGAACTCGCCCTCGAAGAGTACGACCGGCACACCGACCGCGTTCACGGACTCGCCGAACTGCAGGACGCGCTAACGGCGATGCCGACCGACGCGCCCCTCGACGCGGCGCTGTTCGAAGACGCGGACGTGTCGCTCCCGACCCAGCACTCGCCCCATCGACCGGTCGAAGCACTCGAACCGGTCCTCGCCGACGCCGACCACGTTCGCGCCTTCGGGACGACGGTCATCCCGGCGTACGTCGATATGTACTACGAGCAAATCGTGGACGAGGAGATGACCGCCGAGGTAATCTTCTCGACGGACGTGCTGGAGTGGTTGCTCTCGCGCCACGAAGAAGTGGTGAAGACGATAGCCGAAACCGAGGGCGTCGTCCTCTCGGAGACGGACGACGACTACTCGTTCAACCTGCTCGTCGCCGAACACGGACCGGAGTACGGCGGCGCGTGCCACGAGCGACCCGACTGCTCGGTGGGCGTGATGCTCTACGACGAGGGGACGATACTCGGGTTCGTCCACAACGACACCTGCCAAGCGGTCGCGTGGGGCGAGACGCTCTTCGACCGACTCGCCGACGGCGCGGACCGCCTCGGGACCGCTTTCGAAACCTGA
- a CDS encoding macro domain-containing protein, whose product MEFDVVQGDIAEQEADVLVNAAGTSLRMGSGVAGALRRKAGEEINEEAMAAGPVDLGEVAVTDAYDLNAEYVVHAAAMPHYGDGQATAESVRDATRNGLEAADERGAESLVIPALGTGVAGFDLREGAHIVCEELAAFESDSLADVRFVAYSDEAYETVREVAADVTE is encoded by the coding sequence ATGGAGTTCGACGTAGTTCAGGGCGACATTGCCGAACAGGAAGCGGACGTACTGGTCAACGCCGCGGGGACGAGTCTCCGGATGGGGAGCGGCGTCGCGGGCGCGCTCCGGCGGAAGGCGGGCGAGGAGATAAACGAGGAAGCGATGGCCGCGGGACCGGTGGACCTCGGCGAAGTGGCCGTCACCGACGCCTACGACCTGAACGCCGAGTACGTGGTCCACGCCGCGGCCATGCCCCACTACGGCGACGGGCAGGCGACGGCCGAGAGCGTCCGGGACGCGACCCGAAACGGTCTCGAAGCGGCGGACGAGCGAGGTGCCGAGTCGCTGGTGATTCCGGCACTCGGAACCGGCGTCGCCGGGTTCGACCTGCGGGAGGGCGCGCACATCGTCTGCGAGGAACTCGCGGCGTTCGAATCCGACTCGCTGGCGGACGTGCGCTTCGTCGCGTACTCCGACGAGGCTTACGAGACGGTCCGAGAAGTCGCCGCCGACGTGACAGAATAA
- a CDS encoding DUF7576 family protein: MPELYGEYEGDAEVQFVGCVACGKMLDIFDTHPMFREEDISEVGEVVARTYHFCSDDCIQQWKRERDTGE, encoded by the coding sequence ATGCCCGAACTCTACGGCGAGTACGAAGGCGACGCCGAAGTCCAGTTCGTCGGCTGTGTGGCGTGTGGCAAGATGCTCGACATCTTCGACACTCACCCCATGTTCCGCGAGGAAGACATCTCGGAGGTCGGTGAGGTAGTCGCTCGAACGTATCACTTCTGTAGCGACGACTGCATCCAGCAGTGGAAGCGCGAGCGAGACACCGGAGAGTGA
- a CDS encoding DUF7504 family protein encodes MTTGQNTRQPDGGPPPDDDFNAFLGILNQLKATGCAVLVVGDAPRELFTRASGQLLGDPETVRHRVLAVTDATSESVAERLPDRNVAPRPLAETTRLVNHAHASRSITAASEPTTRPKLDGIREVRVSDPELEEFRTGLVDAIDGAAESATALSPADLRVGIDSLVPLLERYHGEAVARCLDAVGRHVRSYDGMAHFVLPDAYESDRVQALRAHVEAVIELRAVDPSEYGHDTQQRWHVPQQDITTKWTPL; translated from the coding sequence ATGACGACGGGACAGAACACTCGGCAACCGGACGGCGGGCCGCCGCCAGACGACGACTTCAACGCGTTCCTCGGAATCTTGAACCAACTGAAGGCGACTGGGTGTGCGGTGCTGGTCGTCGGCGACGCCCCGCGAGAACTGTTCACCCGCGCGAGCGGACAGTTGCTGGGCGACCCCGAGACGGTTCGCCATCGGGTCCTCGCCGTCACCGACGCCACGTCCGAGAGTGTCGCCGAGAGACTTCCGGACCGGAACGTCGCGCCGCGTCCGCTGGCCGAGACGACCCGACTGGTCAACCACGCCCACGCGTCGCGGTCGATTACGGCCGCGTCCGAACCGACGACCCGGCCGAAACTCGACGGCATCCGAGAGGTTCGCGTCTCCGACCCCGAACTGGAGGAGTTTCGGACGGGCCTCGTGGACGCCATCGACGGGGCGGCGGAGTCGGCCACTGCGCTCTCCCCGGCCGACCTCCGGGTCGGTATCGACTCGCTCGTTCCGCTGTTGGAACGGTACCACGGCGAGGCGGTAGCGCGGTGTCTCGACGCCGTGGGTCGGCACGTCCGCAGCTACGACGGGATGGCCCACTTCGTTCTCCCGGACGCGTACGAGTCCGACCGCGTGCAGGCGCTACGCGCGCACGTGGAGGCGGTCATCGAACTTCGAGCGGTGGACCCGTCGGAGTACGGCCACGACACACAGCAACGCTGGCACGTCCCACAGCAAGACATCACGACCAAGTGGACGCCGCTGTAG
- a CDS encoding universal stress protein produces the protein MERALAVVDAEESTKALVREAGELAAAVDAELVLLHVTTNDEYEEMRQTMEEIPNSAVGYSAQKARDGAEEFAADIGREVLEGIDVSWEAVGELGDEQTEILEAAAGRDCDHLFIAGEKRSPTGKALFGDLTQSIILNFAGPVTVVTE, from the coding sequence ATGGAACGCGCACTCGCAGTCGTGGACGCCGAGGAGTCTACCAAAGCCCTCGTCCGCGAGGCGGGCGAACTCGCCGCCGCGGTAGACGCCGAACTCGTGTTGCTCCACGTCACGACCAACGACGAGTACGAGGAGATGCGACAGACGATGGAGGAGATTCCCAACAGTGCGGTCGGCTACTCGGCCCAGAAAGCCCGTGACGGTGCCGAGGAGTTCGCGGCGGACATCGGCCGGGAGGTGCTGGAGGGCATCGACGTGTCGTGGGAGGCGGTCGGCGAACTCGGCGACGAACAGACCGAAATCCTCGAAGCGGCCGCGGGCCGCGACTGCGACCACCTCTTCATCGCTGGCGAGAAACGCTCGCCGACCGGAAAGGCGCTGTTCGGCGACCTCACCCAGTCCATCATCCTCAACTTCGCCGGACCGGTGACGGTCGTGACGGAGTAG
- a CDS encoding PAS domain S-box protein codes for MSEQLREEKRKIEELHEVASEMEACHSKEEVYQLGVDAAEGILEFDICGIDVEENGYLVPKATSTEMPNGGYDALEADKGLAGRTFQNGESFLIPDVRTMDEAEPVQEQYRSILSVPLSDYGVFQAGSREAHAFDEDDLELAELLMSHVTEVISRIDSQSALRESEEKYRTLVEGSHDAIFIHSEEGFQFVNDRVAELTGYSREELLEMSAEDLAHEADRERVKQIIESDELEDDDTPHYELRVRTKDGDIRYVELSVQIISYNGELGHLGSARDVTERRQRKQKVERQNERLKEFASVVSHDLRNPLNVAQGHLELASETGEDRHFEKTGSALGRMESLIEDLLKLARQGQDVSETEQVGLETIVRQAWSTVSTGGATLDVVDELHEIEADDGRLQELFENLFRNAVEHGGDDVTVRVGPLNGGVTAYEDGDDTPAAKHGGKDGFYVEDDGPGIPEDEREKVFEHGHTTADDGSGLGLSIVSSIVDAHGWTVCVCEGTDGGARFEISTA; via the coding sequence ATGAGCGAACAGTTACGCGAAGAGAAACGGAAGATAGAAGAGCTACACGAGGTCGCCTCCGAGATGGAGGCCTGCCACAGCAAGGAGGAGGTCTACCAACTCGGCGTGGACGCCGCAGAAGGCATTCTGGAGTTCGACATCTGTGGCATCGACGTGGAGGAGAACGGCTACCTCGTCCCGAAAGCGACCTCGACCGAGATGCCCAACGGCGGATACGACGCCCTCGAAGCCGACAAGGGACTCGCCGGGCGGACGTTCCAGAACGGCGAGTCGTTTCTGATTCCGGACGTGCGCACGATGGACGAGGCCGAACCCGTCCAAGAGCAGTACCGGTCCATCCTCAGCGTCCCGCTGAGCGACTACGGGGTGTTTCAGGCCGGGTCTCGGGAAGCCCACGCTTTCGACGAGGACGACCTCGAACTCGCGGAACTGTTGATGTCTCACGTCACGGAGGTCATCTCCCGAATCGACTCCCAGTCCGCGCTCCGCGAGAGCGAGGAGAAGTACCGGACGCTCGTGGAGGGGAGCCACGACGCTATCTTCATCCACAGCGAGGAGGGGTTTCAGTTCGTCAACGACCGGGTCGCGGAACTGACGGGGTACAGCCGCGAGGAACTCCTCGAGATGTCGGCGGAGGACCTCGCACACGAGGCGGACCGCGAGCGGGTCAAACAGATTATCGAGAGCGACGAACTCGAAGACGACGATACGCCCCACTACGAGTTGCGGGTCCGGACGAAAGACGGTGACATCCGCTACGTCGAACTCAGCGTCCAGATTATCTCGTACAACGGCGAACTCGGCCACCTCGGGTCGGCCCGCGACGTGACCGAGCGCAGACAGCGCAAACAGAAGGTCGAACGCCAGAACGAGCGTCTCAAGGAGTTCGCCAGCGTCGTCAGCCACGACCTGCGCAACCCGCTCAACGTCGCGCAGGGCCACCTCGAACTCGCCAGCGAGACCGGAGAAGACCGTCACTTCGAGAAAACCGGGTCGGCACTCGGGCGGATGGAGTCGCTCATCGAGGACCTGCTCAAACTCGCGCGACAGGGCCAAGACGTGAGCGAGACCGAGCAGGTAGGTCTCGAAACCATCGTCAGGCAGGCGTGGTCCACCGTCTCGACGGGCGGGGCGACCCTCGACGTGGTGGACGAACTCCACGAAATCGAGGCCGACGACGGCCGCTTGCAGGAACTGTTCGAGAACCTGTTTCGCAACGCGGTCGAACACGGCGGCGACGACGTGACTGTCCGCGTCGGACCCCTCAACGGCGGCGTCACCGCGTACGAGGACGGCGACGACACACCGGCGGCGAAACACGGCGGCAAAGACGGCTTCTACGTCGAAGACGACGGGCCGGGAATCCCGGAAGACGAACGCGAGAAGGTCTTCGAACACGGCCACACCACCGCCGACGACGGGTCGGGTCTCGGTCTCTCTATCGTGAGTAGCATCGTGGACGCTCACGGCTGGACCGTCTGCGTCTGCGAGGGGACCGACGGCGGCGCGCGCTTCGAGATTTCGACGGCGTAG
- a CDS encoding aryl-sulfate sulfotransferase yields the protein MSNESKTRLSRPWLVRAVVLLVIVSLLAPSAVSALTYEPTNLQKGTIEDPAGGTTVISIQGFKFKGKSNGKKPARLVGVGPRGEVKWVHNGGEKGITWFYDVDPTDDGNLLVTGTKHVAGQKDPTMVYKLNPRTGEKLWTETFENAHDTHDVDLINGDQLLVANMRNYNPQKNVNEDRIFIYDRGKDEIVWQWQFRNHTDWTKKQGGKYAAKDGSGDDWTHVNDVDKIAEGQYLMSPRNMDQVMVVNRSTKDIDMRLGSDDDYSVMNEQHNPTYLESEDGTPTILVADSHGDRVVEYAKRDGEWNRTWQVGSRQSFNWPRDADRLPNGNTLIVDSNNHRVVEVNPQGEIVWEFYAPWAPYDVERMHLGDEAGGPTIADQNAEGEYSLSGSAGLTPGTGDKLTFSQWLTTAFAGTPVSGPVGEFATQWSKIAPWVRPVWMGPWDFVGAVVAGLVIVGWLLGEVVYNRERISSGVKRRIA from the coding sequence ATGTCGAACGAGTCGAAGACGCGACTCTCGCGGCCGTGGTTGGTACGCGCCGTGGTGTTGTTGGTCATCGTGTCGTTGCTTGCCCCCTCCGCCGTCTCCGCGCTCACCTACGAACCGACGAACCTCCAGAAGGGGACCATAGAGGACCCCGCTGGCGGGACCACCGTCATCTCGATACAGGGATTCAAATTCAAGGGTAAGTCCAACGGGAAGAAACCCGCTCGCCTCGTCGGGGTGGGTCCCCGCGGCGAGGTGAAGTGGGTCCACAACGGCGGCGAGAAGGGAATCACGTGGTTCTACGACGTGGACCCCACCGACGACGGCAACCTCCTCGTCACCGGAACCAAGCACGTTGCGGGCCAGAAAGACCCCACGATGGTCTACAAACTCAACCCGCGGACGGGCGAAAAGCTCTGGACCGAGACGTTTGAGAACGCCCACGACACCCACGACGTGGACCTCATCAACGGCGACCAACTGCTGGTCGCCAACATGCGTAACTACAATCCCCAGAAGAACGTCAACGAGGACCGCATCTTCATCTACGACCGGGGGAAGGACGAAATCGTCTGGCAGTGGCAGTTCCGCAACCACACCGACTGGACGAAAAAGCAGGGCGGCAAGTACGCCGCCAAGGACGGGAGCGGCGACGACTGGACCCACGTCAATGACGTGGACAAAATCGCCGAGGGCCAGTATCTCATGTCGCCCCGGAACATGGACCAAGTGATGGTCGTCAACCGCTCGACGAAGGACATCGACATGCGCCTCGGGAGCGACGACGACTACTCGGTGATGAACGAACAGCACAACCCGACCTACCTCGAGAGCGAGGACGGCACGCCCACCATCCTCGTCGCCGACAGTCACGGCGACCGGGTTGTGGAGTACGCCAAGCGCGACGGCGAGTGGAACCGGACGTGGCAGGTCGGGTCCCGCCAGAGTTTCAACTGGCCCCGCGACGCCGACCGACTGCCCAACGGCAACACGCTCATCGTGGACTCGAACAACCACCGAGTCGTGGAGGTGAACCCGCAGGGCGAAATCGTCTGGGAGTTCTACGCGCCGTGGGCACCGTACGACGTGGAACGGATGCACCTCGGCGACGAGGCCGGTGGGCCGACCATCGCCGACCAGAACGCCGAGGGCGAGTACTCCCTCTCGGGAAGCGCGGGACTGACGCCCGGCACCGGTGACAAACTGACGTTCTCCCAATGGCTCACTACCGCCTTCGCGGGCACGCCCGTCAGCGGTCCCGTCGGCGAGTTCGCCACCCAGTGGTCGAAGATAGCGCCGTGGGTCCGTCCGGTCTGGATGGGTCCGTGGGACTTCGTGGGTGCCGTCGTCGCCGGACTCGTGATAGTCGGGTGGCTACTCGGAGAAGTCGTTTACAACCGCGAGCGAATCTCTAGCGGCGTCAAACGGCGCATCGCCTGA
- a CDS encoding ABC transporter substrate-binding protein, with product MSEKSNMSRRSFLKATGGAASAVAITGTAAGQDGTTQQDGGGGGTLNLINSTMSTLDPVKATDTASGTVIQQIFDALMNYPDGEIEVQNLLAESFETSDDFTTYTFNLKQGAPYHGDFGEVTAQDFVYSWERLATSENSRRAYFVLDSIGIQHETDDEGNYQPGTLAVEAVDDYTLRMTLEEPFHATLPMLAYTSFAALPEGIVGDIQGYDGEIPYQQFSTSNPIGAGPFQFERWQSNDAAEVSRFADYHGQTAQVDAVNWRIIEDDNARYTYAMNRNADVFPIPTPFYDPNKVSIENTDDLGRRSGTYGPVRNGATLNYLAVATINSFYIGFNTNQVEKPARQAAAYAMNQQQVIEQIFKGRGQASYHFTPPNIYPGGPDAYNQHAEQNYPYGYNATQIDQARQVMEEAGYGPNNQYQFTFTIYSGSDTWQQTAQLLRDQLASAHIQMNVESAPFSTLLQRGREGNLQAYSLGWIMDWPAPDNFLQLLNPPQTDTSQDAPISYVNWSGTEAAQQATSAYEQIQDNPAPTDEAEAARNESYVTIEEANWQDVVFLPVYHRTDERFWYDNVSIEKFGGAGTSRQMYDTTELE from the coding sequence ATGTCCGAGAAATCCAACATGTCTCGTCGGTCGTTCCTCAAGGCGACCGGTGGGGCGGCATCGGCTGTCGCAATTACGGGTACTGCGGCCGGTCAAGACGGCACGACGCAACAGGACGGGGGCGGAGGCGGCACGCTGAACCTCATCAACTCCACGATGAGTACGCTGGACCCCGTGAAGGCGACCGACACCGCGTCGGGGACGGTCATCCAGCAGATATTCGACGCGCTGATGAACTATCCCGACGGGGAAATCGAGGTCCAGAACCTCCTCGCCGAGAGCTTCGAGACTTCCGACGACTTCACGACCTACACGTTCAACCTCAAACAGGGCGCGCCGTATCACGGCGACTTCGGCGAGGTCACGGCACAGGACTTCGTGTACTCGTGGGAACGTCTCGCGACCTCCGAGAACTCCCGACGGGCGTACTTCGTTCTCGACTCCATCGGCATCCAACACGAGACCGACGACGAGGGGAACTATCAACCGGGGACGCTGGCGGTCGAGGCGGTAGACGACTACACGCTCCGGATGACGCTGGAAGAACCGTTCCACGCCACGCTCCCGATGCTGGCGTACACGTCGTTCGCGGCGCTTCCGGAGGGCATCGTCGGCGACATTCAGGGGTACGACGGCGAGATTCCCTACCAGCAGTTCTCGACCTCGAACCCTATCGGGGCCGGACCGTTCCAGTTCGAGCGCTGGCAGTCCAACGACGCCGCCGAGGTGTCGCGGTTCGCCGACTACCACGGGCAGACCGCGCAGGTGGACGCGGTTAACTGGCGCATCATCGAGGACGACAACGCTCGGTACACCTACGCGATGAACCGGAACGCCGACGTGTTCCCGATTCCGACGCCGTTCTACGACCCGAACAAGGTCAGCATCGAGAACACCGACGACCTCGGGCGACGGTCGGGGACCTACGGCCCGGTTCGGAACGGCGCGACGTTGAACTACCTCGCGGTGGCGACCATCAACTCGTTCTACATCGGGTTCAACACGAATCAGGTCGAGAAACCCGCGCGGCAGGCCGCGGCCTACGCGATGAACCAACAGCAGGTCATCGAACAAATCTTCAAAGGGCGGGGACAGGCCTCCTACCACTTCACGCCGCCGAACATCTACCCCGGCGGCCCGGACGCCTACAACCAGCACGCCGAGCAGAACTACCCCTACGGGTACAACGCGACTCAAATCGACCAAGCCCGACAGGTGATGGAGGAGGCTGGCTACGGTCCGAACAACCAGTACCAGTTCACCTTCACCATCTACTCGGGGTCGGACACGTGGCAACAGACGGCCCAACTCCTGCGCGACCAGTTGGCCAGCGCCCACATCCAGATGAACGTCGAGAGTGCGCCGTTCTCGACTCTGCTCCAACGCGGACGCGAAGGCAACCTACAGGCGTACTCGTTGGGGTGGATTATGGACTGGCCCGCGCCGGACAACTTCCTGCAACTGCTGAACCCGCCCCAGACCGACACCTCCCAAGACGCGCCAATCTCGTACGTCAACTGGTCGGGCACCGAGGCGGCCCAGCAAGCGACCAGCGCCTACGAGCAGATTCAGGACAACCCCGCGCCGACCGACGAGGCGGAGGCGGCGCGAAACGAGTCGTACGTCACAATCGAGGAAGCCAACTGGCAGGACGTGGTGTTCCTGCCCGTCTACCACCGGACCGACGAGCGGTTCTGGTACGACAACGTGAGCATCGAGAAGTTCGGCGGAGCGGGCACTAGCCGACAGATGTACGACACGACCGAGCTGGAATAA
- a CDS encoding ArsR/SmtB family transcription factor, translated as MVRDPAGVEDAPDLQALLDALDDPDCRAIVKELEEPMTASEISDAADIPLSTVYRKLDMLSEASLLSELTEVRSDGHHTTRYDLNFDEVSLSVTEDQELDVTVSRPSRTAEERLADMWSEVRKET; from the coding sequence ATGGTTCGAGACCCGGCGGGCGTGGAGGACGCCCCCGACCTACAGGCCCTCCTCGACGCCTTGGACGACCCCGACTGCCGGGCCATCGTCAAGGAACTGGAAGAACCGATGACGGCGAGCGAAATCTCGGACGCGGCCGACATCCCGCTCTCGACGGTCTATCGGAAACTCGACATGCTGAGCGAGGCGTCCCTGCTCTCGGAGTTGACCGAGGTGCGAAGCGACGGCCACCACACCACCCGCTACGACCTCAACTTCGACGAGGTGTCGCTCTCGGTGACGGAGGACCAAGAACTCGACGTGACGGTCTCTCGGCCCTCCCGGACCGCGGAGGAACGACTCGCGGACATGTGGTCGGAGGTGCGCAAGGAGACGTGA
- a CDS encoding DUF7503 family protein — protein sequence MAKKSEVRDWLAENPKLMGALCTLLLLLAETGTVVATHTTGKGGP from the coding sequence ATGGCAAAGAAGTCAGAAGTTAGAGATTGGCTCGCGGAGAATCCGAAACTGATGGGCGCTCTGTGTACGTTGCTCCTCCTCCTCGCGGAGACGGGCACCGTCGTCGCAACTCACACCACCGGTAAGGGAGGCCCGTAG